AAGAAGGTGCCTTGGTTTCTTTAACTGAGCAAAAGATACTACTTTATGTTTCcgttaaaagaaaaagagttcGATTCCCGGGGGATTAATTTCTAGACATTACCGTGACTGCGCTTTCTTTATTTGGCCCTTCTGACGTCATATGCCTGTACGCTCTGTACACTTGAAGACACTGATCATAACTACTGATGGATGTGGGGGCCACCATGAGAATTCCCTGAATTCAAATTATGATAACCTTTCCAATGTCAAAAACATAATTATCGATCTAAGTAGcactttgtattatttttttgtaaataattgcaATTGTAATTTGCTTACtcacggaacaccttaagagcgctcaggagctcgttcaacatgtgtccgtgcattccggatcaaactggaatttggcagtgttggtttttctggagaggggaaaaccggagaacccggagaaaaaccactCGGAGCAAGGAGATAAccatcaacaaactcaacccgcataTGACGACGGGACCGAGAATCGAACctcggccacattggtgggaggcgagtccTCTCACCCCTGCGCCATGCCTGTGCCACCCCTGCGCCACCCCCATACCACCCCTGtgccaccactgcgccaccacTGCTCGAGTGAGCATCTTAATCTTTTCTGTGACCTTTTGCTATTAAGACAAAAACTGAAGTGAGATAACGATTCAAATGAGCTCGTATCGTGTGTGCCGTTTATGCGAATGCCAACCTTCAGTCATGTATTGTTTGTTATGTGATTTTGACAGATGAACAACGTCAGGTCCTATTTACAAGTGAAAGCTCTCCATCTTCTTCCCTGGCTTTTCATCGAATGAAAGGTATATATGACCTAAAATAAGTGCGATAGAGGCAATTTGACCATGTTGGAAATCGACACGGAGAAAAAAATCATACAATCTTAAAAATCAATATGTCCAAAATATTGCAGTAAAATGTGTTGCGCAAAAATGAGCAATTTTTAGATATGAGCttttttgctctgcccaacgtGGTTTTCAAGTGGATTTGTTACTTTATTATAATTGTCACTGCATTTCAATTTGAATATATTATTATTCCTGTAATATTGTGTTGGTTTTATGTTAACTCGTGCTTGTTTTAGTTCTTACCTCTAAGCACTGTGATATGCAAGCATAACACTTATGCACGCCGGCAGAAAACAAACGTGGATAGGACAACAGGTTCATTTAGAAACTCTGCTTATGTGTGTACCAGAAATGACTTGTAAAGCGGCGATACGTAGGAAAATCAGCCAAGAGGGCTTGCATACCACTGAAACCTCTAAATTAACTCACAGTATCAAATTTAGCTTGTGATAGTCATTTTCTGACCCtccagcttttcagcaaatataTTTGCGTCAGTACATTCTCGCAATTTCTTCACGGAAATTGACTCGCACACTTTATTCGTGTGAATAATGAATCTTAATGTCAAGATGGATTAGCTAGGAAATCGGTAAGCCAAGAATAGTCTACCAGAAGGAAGGGATGGATTTTCGCTTTGAAATTGGAAATCGTCTCTCACTCCTGAAAAAACGAAAAGCTAGTAACTCATCTGAGTCAATCAACTTCTAAATTGACCCTATTTTCttggtgtttgtttgttttcgcagCTAGTTCTTCATGTCAAAGTGATATCAGAGAATCCATAAGACAAATTTACCAAAAGTGTGAAGGGGTGGTTTGCCCAGTTCCTTGGTGTGAAGGGTTCAGCTTCCAACTAGAGAACATTTTCACCAGACTTAAGATAgtcgcaaaagaaaagacacgCGGAACGCTGACGAAAGAAATCACCAACATGACAAGTATTTTTACATCACACGAAGATTGCCAACATCCACGGATTGTCCTGATTGAGGGTGAACCCGGCATGGGAAAGACGACCTACTGTCAAAAGCTGGCATATGATTGGGCAACTAAACAAGACTGCGAATGGGACGAGTCTTTCCCAAAAGTAGAGGTGCTCCTGCTCCTCAGATGTTGTGAAATTGATTCTAGCATCTGGGAAGCTATTGACAATCAAATTCTGCCGGAAGAAATTGACCCAGGgttgaaagaaacgtttttccGTTTCGTGCGAGAAAACCCTTCTAAAGTCCTGTTAGTGCTCGATGGGTTAGATGAGGCAGACCCTCAAAAATTGGCTGTGTACTTTAGTCTTATTCAAAGAAAGCTGCTCCCTGGTTGTCACATTGTTCTTACTTCTCGTCACGAAGCAGGAAGTAAAGTAAGACCTTACTCTGACACACTGTTGGAGATTGTGGGATTCACGAGCAGTGATGCGAAGTGTTTTATAAGGAAGTATTTTCGACACGCAGAACAAATGGCAGAGAAGCTGATAAATGTACTGTGGCATCCGTATCATGATGATGATTGTggtgacgacgatgacgatgatgatcagCATATTGACGGACCTTTAGCAGAACTGACAAAAAACCCTTTAAATACACTTCTGCTCTGTGTGCTTTTCGAAGATTATGGCGGCATTCTaccaaacaacagaacacagcTGTACGTAGAGATCGTTCTCTTCGTTTTGAGGCGATACGAAATGAAGAACCACTTACCAAGCAGTGGTAAAGACCTTCTAATAGTTTACAAGAAGGAACTGATGACCCTAGGAAAAATGGCGCAAGAATCTCTTTTTGAAGGAGAACAGCATTTCGAAGACGTCGAAGGGAATTTCACGGAAAGTCTGTTCATTAAATTTGGCTTTCTCTCGATCCAGGCTGGCGGTAGTAAGAGAACACCTTGTTTCCGTTATAGCTTTTTTCACAAGAGTTTTCAAGAATTCTTTTCTGGTCTACATCTTGCGTTTTCCATCCTGGATGGAGCAATTAAACAGAAGTCAGTTCTGACCGACGAAAGATATTTTCATGAACTAAATAAAGTTTTCATGTTCATGAGTGGAATCATAGCATCGCAATCCGAGGAAACGGCAGTGTCGATTGTGAATGGTGTTGCCTCACTTGTAAATGTCAGAGGCCGCAGATCTCCGGATGCCGCGAAATTGTACCTGAAGATGGCTTTAGATACCATAGGAGAATGTAAAACTTGCTCCATAAACCTGTATACTAAATTAGCTTATACCTTTGGCGAAATTCTTGATTTGACGGAAATTCGAGTCGAATCACGTACGAGTATTCCTGCcttttcccaggccctcgcagtaaacacctcccttactactttggttTTGTCTGAAAACTCCATTGGTGATGAGGGTGCtgcttcactttcccaggccctcgcagtaaacacctcccttactactttggatttgtcttacAACTCCATTGGTGATGAGGGTGCtgcttcactttcccaggccctcgcagtaaacacctcccttactactttggatttgtctgaCAACTCCATTGGTAATgcgggtgctacttcactttcccaggccctcgcagtaaacacctcccttactactttgaatttTCGTGACAACTCCATTGGTAATgcgggtgctacttcactttcccaggccctcgcagtaaacacctcccttactactttacGTTTGGTTTGCAACCCCATTGGTGATGAGGGTGCtgcttcactttcccaggccctcgcagtaaacacctcccttactactttgagtTTGTCTTTCAACTCCATTGGTgatgagggtgctacttcactttcccaggccctcgcagtaaacacctcccttactactttgcaTTTTTCTGggaactccattggtgctgagagtgctacttcactttcccaggccatcgcagtaaacacctcccttactactttgactTTGTCTGGCAATTCCTTTGGTGATGAGGGTGCTaattcactttcccaggccctcttagtaaacacctcccttactacttttaAATTGTCTTGCAACTCCATTGGTGTTgcgggtgctacttcactttcccaggccctcgcagtaaacaccttccttactactttgaatttgtcttACAACTCCATaggtgctgagggtgctacttcactttcccagggcCTCGCAGTAAatacctcccttactactttggatttgtctgagaactccattggtgctgagggtgctacttcactttcccaggccctcgcagtaaacacctcccttactactttggatttgtatgggaactccattggtgctgagggtgctacttcagtttcccaggccctcgcagtaaacacctcccttactactttggatttttCTTGGAACTCCATTGGTGATGCGGGTGCTacatcactttcccaggccctcgcagtaaacacctcccttactactttggatttgtcttggaactccattggtgctgagggtgctacttcactttcccaggccctcgcagaaAACACCTCcgttactactttggatttgtctgCGAACCCCATTGCTGATGTgtgtgctacttcactttcccgggccctcgcagtaaacacctctcttactactttggatttgtctggCAACTTCTTTGGTGCTCCTCACCTTAGTTTTGACTCTCGTATCGAATTTCTGTTATGAAATGTGATTCTGTGATTCTAAAGGTTTCAGTGTTTACATCGACGCCAACAGGATCGTGACCCATGATccttagggaccttaagcaaggacgacgagaACGGCTACGAGATGGTTGACTAAAAATATTatggaatttaagatctacgacggatAACCTCACTTTAAAATATAACATGGCTCtatctatcataagtctttcgcgattatttagTCTccttcacgtcctacaatgtgagcgtagtatcctaaaaatgaattggtacgagcggtttcagagttaaaatagagaatgaaagattctctgttgcatgctaacgttgtcgttagggaccttaagcaagggcGACGACGGATACGAGAACGTtggttaaaaatattatttcccgttactgtaataattttgcgattactccatgtCTCTcctcggcttggaaagtgtgaatacaCAATCCAAGAATAAAGttgatgagaacggtgtggGTGGATgttcagagagaaaattgaaaattcatagTCATGTGCTCTCGTTCTctacatgacctcaaatttgaacatttcacgtcgtagtcaagacgagaacggcaaagaaatgtatcaagatgtaaagcgcacgtgcagggcgtgcaaagctattgtttctgctcgctaaatatgcaaatttatggCGTTCTTGTAGCCGTTTGTCGTCAGCTTAAGGTCCatattagggactttacgatctacgacgcggtcgtcaactagaacgccacgaaacaacgatatcattggttaaaagggaaaagtaatcgtgttgcacgtgcggcacgcgttTTAACACATTTTCGTGCGGTACTCtacacaacaacgacgtgaaatctccaaatttgagtttttgacgacaacgcgagcgcacaaatgCAAATCttgtattctctatttttactatgaaaccgctcgtaccaatttatttttaggatacttcgcccacattgtacgacgcttacgagatggcctaaccgcgagaaacttacgatagtgcaaagttatattttaaggtgtcgttttcgttgacgtcgccgtcgtagatcgtaaagtccctattatCTTTTAGAGTTCACGgtgttgttgttgaatttgaCGACTATCTCACTTCACCTCCTCACCCCTTGTTCGTTTGTTTAGCATGCATTGAAAGGTTAAAAGTCACTTTCTTGCTAGTGCGTCACGAGAAATGAAGGGCTTACATACATAGAAATACACCCATTTTGTCCCTTGAGATATGTTTCAGTTAAAGTGTTACTCTGATAAAAAAACACAGTCGAGTCTTTTTTCCttcggattttgaaagtgtgtttgctgaaCATTTGACTGGACAAAAGTTTGGATTTTTTGTGATCCGCCATTActtacgttcaaaactgaccgattggacattagagggttggatctaggggtAAGTGACTTCATTTACTGACTAGTTAAACGTTTCAGCGCGTAAGTGCAGTTTAtcatatatgcaaaacacgagtttaaagtctgaaagcacGAAACTCCCCTGCTGCATATCAAGTCAGCCACGTACACACGCACTGTCACTTGCGAGTCTgagacgtcattttctcctcgatccagctctctcaagaatttAAAGTTGGCAATGGCAGAccatttaaaaggaaaatgtcagttaaaatcttgaaatcaaggcttaaaacttgggtcacttaatATATACTTAGTTTTGAAATCGAAATaagaagaagaattgattttttggtcatagtacgGCTTTAAGACATTTTACATAAAATAGAAAGGAAGATGTGCTACTCAAGATGTCCGCATAGATGATAGACAGCAGGCGCGCAATCCGATGACTTTTTATGACTTCCGTCAGTTGCCTTTTTTAATCTACTTCAATTTCACATAGAACTCAAGCCGGTCAAATGCTAAAAGCGCCAGTTTCGTTTCACCATATTTTTGTCTCTTTTAAAATAGACCAAATGGGCTAACTCATTGTTTAGCCCAATTGAGATCCTTTcagaataaaacgttttgttccaagtatttttatattatttaaatgtgaatgctacattaacATGTAAATGCATTAtaaaccccgagagatttgaatggaGACTTTTCCCCTAGTGTAAACATAGTCTAAGAATGTGTCTGTACGTGAATGCTGTTTAGACGTTACTGTAATGATATCAAAGAATGCTGCGGCTTTTCACATTCAGGTTCAGTAATCTGACAAGAttcttgtaaaataaatttgttAATAACAAATGAATTTTAGTGGCAACTATTTAAGGCAAATGCTagtttcaataggccattttccaaatatcaaatattcagcttgatattgaggcagtaaggacaaaaaaaaaatcgaaacagtatggaatgaatgtgaaaattatttacataattatcattcagtttcctttgtcTTTATCCTCTAAAgcttaattttaatatatcgaaaaaggcctattcagtgctttaattggtGCATCAATATGTACATTAATGTTGTTAGGTCTGTTAAGCTGCGAAGATTGCTGCAGCTTTTCACATTCAGGTTCAACAAATCTGACAACATCCTTATAAAGTAATTTATCAAGGTGTTCGCttaaatggtgtttttattctgcGTAAGTGATATCTATATATTCCTGCGTTTTCCAGGCGAAACAAACAATCTTTGTGGTATCCTTTTAATGCAATTTTACAAAGGTCTTATCAATGAAGTTTCTTCATTACTTTGCTTTGTGTAAATATAGTGTTTTGTTTACGAATTAAATCAATTTAACAAGAGAGTTTGATAGGTTTATTCTACTTATCGGGAGCAGCGAGTTTAAGAGGGTCCTGATATGCTCTTACCTGAAAATTACCTTAGAAACATCTTTCAACCCGAGTTCAAGGCTCATATTGTCATTTACCGTAAGAAACCAAAACGTTCATCCCCACGGTCAGGTTGTTAGGGTAAGGAGACTTTCTTAAAgacgaaaaagaaaacgttttcttgtcTTCTGCTATTTCTTTTGTTAACCCTTTTattcccaagatcgaaacgttcattcaaCTAACTAGTACCATAGCTTTCTTTGTTgagtagtcatgagaatttgtataggtaatcgcatggggccgagtaaaattaaggattaatatcacgcgtgttttcagaagtcgctgaaattgcccgagtcgcgcagcgacgagggcaatttcagcaacttctgaaaacacaagtgatattaatccttaattttacgaggacccattgcgattacttgttaataacaaagagggcaaaattttcttaacactgttgaggcacctcgaaaaacagacagctaagcggaaacactcgttcgctcggaagcaaaacaactgacaaacagacaagcaagtcaacttgttctttgcgtccaaaacgagtatagatgattgttatttacatccactcgagaggaaaatacgagtttcattcgtgaacaactgtaacaacgattaaaccaaatgttaagcttcaatttattttattcacctgtgctgtagaggtttttaccacctgcaaatacgcatccgtaaacatagcaaacggtttgtccaaagaaatccaccaaatttgagctacttgttcctcccgtcaatggcaaattgttctgtgaccttttttgttgagctgcaagatgtcgtggtaaactgaaagcccttgacgaaaggaatcattttgtttttcaaccacacaatcccgctacgccgggcgccatgtaagtcgatccaagttttaagcttttcatgaaaaaaatcttttgcccttcttcttgtcactcgaaaactcaaattccagatcatcttttaaagctagttcttaatctttatgccttttcggcgaatgcagcgcgaattaaaagacaaacttcgacgaagacgaagttgtttagctcaaacagaagaaaccaactgaatgaacaaaggagactaatgtcacgcatgcgcattatcaatggcaaattcaattttatttgcattgtgattggttgaaaaccttcgagacagtCTTAAAACGCGGGAAGAAGAGATGTCGACGCTGtcgctagttgtagtttttattgcattcactttcaatgctatCTACGCGCTTGTGGTACAAATGTTAAGAGAAGATGGACAAAAGCTAAAAAGACCTcggcaattccttctacttgggaaagtcctttatttcggatgaaacgaaacatgcttagatcggctgttttagaatgatgcggtgtgctcAGGCTTGTCAAAGAATTGTGCGAAGTTGGAAaatttttgccttatttgcaacgcgtatggtcatgattgaatgtgcaaatcacaatattgaattatgttacgtattaaagtaactggaaccggcattaaaattttccgctgtggtttttttcacgtggatacccgcgcttgaagtgaatgcaaaacaaatttgccaggttgacgggatttgcttatggcgcgtcagtggtaaatgagctggtaatccgttcaaaggatgtcacagcttaaaatttatcaatgaatggagttaaggtaagtaacagaaaaacatgacagaagaatttcgtttgttctctctttgaCGCGAATACATCCTATCCAGACGAaagagtcattttgcaaaatgtcaatcgcTTTAcaactttttctgtttaaaccgaACTCGGTCATTAAGagtacaggacttttgtctccgacgttcgtccacgaaaagccgtcaacaggtgatattttgtgagccaaagataaggtttgactagagatattcccggtaaaagtggcacagcgaatactgaaccccgacgtttcgacttcttcgtttaccaaagggcttttctttgtcgacaaaacagtgcttgttttttccaccatcaagtgttattttctctggactaagacatcaaaagtctctgtattgttaatgtgtgattttcataccgtctggacattttttttttcttttctcctcttgaaaTGTGAACTACAACCGTGTATATTTGACGCGCAACTGAAATTGTCTTACCCCAAATCAGACAATAGCGTCAGTGTTCACGttactttcggtcaaatctcagcaaatatgtcttcgtccagcgatcgccattagtatggaaagcacatatttgtgaagaatggaactgctttgaaagttttccttcaaaagtggcagggcgcACGAAAATGCCCTGTGAAAGTAAACCTAATTTCCATCCAAACTTGGCACTTTGTGGTGCGTTGATTCAACTCTGGGTCATATTATTCAGatgcaatgcattcttaaatgcaatgtactgcaaataagactcttgcttgtattgcaataaatattagtcccagctattaaaaattatacttaattacataaaaaatgtttcgttagtgtagtaatatttacaaatacaaatgcctgcttaccacaactttgcactgcacttttcgatttgataaatttcttactttaaatttgagggaaactgtagtaattgaaattttaaagatatttacaaactgtatgGTAACATTTACATgacaagtaattattgtaaagtataataattttgttcatgatgatttacatgataagtaattatacattatatttgtaaataatgtatattttaaaattttcactcccttgtgtggctgccttgcatgggtgtgtgtgtcactatttgcacctttctgcttttggaatcccatttaataaataatacaactataacaattctttaaacactgtacagtgaattattttacctttgtctgcacattcaagttttatgagacatgtgactgtgtgcaaggaatggcagcaaaaataaacaaaaaccaggtcaattaaattttttgacacacaaaacagccataatattcaggtataccttctcttcaatttcttctgcaagttttttgcagttactataagttgccatacaccaagaatgaagtaaaaaataaaattaatgaacacaaaatggtgtgtgatgttccatcatcctaaatcaatgtatattaattacttaacactgttggaatcaatattaaattttattgggacatattagttattaaatactggctcaattactgatacggtaatattattgatgtactatatttaataattaaatccctttcacccctaaactggccaaaaccggccatacttagtattttactcatcaatagggaacccccaggggtcaatgggttaattaatagactaaaaacatttaagatcaatggctgcacattttgttcattttcatcctgatttagataaatttactttattctctgcagtgagatagtaacttaccacaaaagtgagcaatgaatatgaatgagcatgaactgcccacatcaaaattaattagtagttaatattgtgtcagagttctatcacaaagtctgctttgcctttaattgcccttttaattttaaacattgcacagaagacaagacctgctttatgtatttccagacatcccaattttaattgtacatttaatgtgggtgtaattttacatctgcaaatggtcaagtgaaatttttacctccccaaagagaactcattcagaaaatttcatttcagtacaacctacaagtctgatggcagtgaccacatcattcgtcactattgtatagatttcctaagaacatcaaaatcacttttgaataactcgctggtagcataaatgatgaaaacaatgaataattactatggctagacttcatggagttaccatagatcaAGGAAAGCATTATCcatgaaaataataaactggaacttcattattgactcattttagcatatattatcaagcatgccttcatgatcagttgatgtatctaagaataatgttttggttccgttaaatgaaatttcttgaaatttttaaggtagtgtatcttgagagtgtttgcacatgagataaatgcagtgaaccaggttggcctcagacacatacacaaaatagcGGCTGGcattaaatttctgtcgacgtatctgttgagataagatgttctttcaaaggactgAGGACATCTCATAACTCTAAACGATCAATGAATTAAAGtgaatgaagtgacatacttccttccagcgctgcattcaagttggataaatcgaagcctgcgagctcgagggatatatttcgcaaccacgttagatagtactcccttcccaacaaaggaatctggcctttgctcgggtcttttcgcactttgagcatttgttgTTCACTTTAATGGAGACATA
Above is a window of Montipora capricornis isolate CH-2021 chromosome 6, ASM3666992v2, whole genome shotgun sequence DNA encoding:
- the LOC138053268 gene encoding protein NLRC3-like, giving the protein MGSFFSQHFQEHGSNKVQVTILASEWGSSKGGLSTINRELAIQLAKFPEVQITYFLPKCSEQDRTAALSHGIKILEAKRLPGYEELEKLSFPPTHLEIDVIVGHGVKLGRQAHVIRNSRKCKWIQMIHTDPEELGMFKSYENPISKGEEKHDVEVELCEMANFVVAIGPKLAEAFRKYLRCCQDVFDLTPGIFDEFVNVQQAPDDEKHCSVLVFGRGDAEDFTLKGFDIAAKAVATLPETSLMFVGAADGKHEDIAKRLLEFGIPENRLRVRGYVKTREDLKRLFHEVDLVLMPSRTEGFGLTGLEALSAGLPVIVSKNSGFGEALSDVPFGSSFVIDSEDPNTWTAALMHIWNKKRQTRLYEAKVLRDSYGTKYGWSEQCEDLVKKMINSVNDASCELQMSSEAQGKLKRKSREDQKDVSAKEQTRILFTSESFPSSAVASHRAEDASCEPQMPSQAQGKLKRKSDEQRQVLFTSESSPSSSLAFHRMKASSSCQSDIRESIRQIYQKCEGVVCPVPWCEGFSFQLENIFTRLKIVAKEKTRGTLTKEITNMTSIFTSHEDCQHPRIVLIEGEPGMGKTTYCQKLAYDWATKQDCEWDESFPKVEVLLLLRCCEIDSSIWEAIDNQILPEEIDPGLKETFFRFVRENPSKVLLVLDGLDEADPQKLAVYFSLIQRKLLPGCHIVLTSRHEAGSKVRPYSDTLLEIVGFTSSDAKCFIRKYFRHAEQMAEKLINVLWHPYHDDDCGDDDDDDDQHIDGPLAELTKNPLNTLLLCVLFEDYGGILPNNRTQLYVEIVLFVLRRYEMKNHLPSSGKDLLIVYKKELMTLGKMAQESLFEGEQHFEDVEGNFTESLFIKFGFLSIQAGGSKRTPCFRYSFFHKSFQEFFSGLHLAFSILDGAIKQKSVLTDERYFHELNKVFMFMSGIIASQSEETAVSIVNGVASLVNVRGRRSPDAAKLYLKMALDTIGECKTCSINLYTKLAYTFGEILDLTEIRVESRTSIPAFSQALAVNTSLTTLVLSENSIGDEGAASLSQALAVNTSLTTLDLSYNSIGDEGAASLSQALAVNTSLTTLDLSDNSIGNAGATSLSQALAVNTSLTTLNFRDNSIGNAGATSLSQALAVNTSLTTLRLVCNPIGDEGAASLSQALAVNTSLTTLSLSFNSIGDEGATSLSQALAVNTSLTTLHFSGNSIGAESATSLSQAIAVNTSLTTLTLSGNSFGDEGANSLSQALLVNTSLTTFKLSCNSIGVAGATSLSQALAVNTFLTTLNLSYNSIGAEGATSLSQGLAVNTSLTTLDLSENSIGAEGATSLSQALAVNTSLTTLDLYGNSIGAEGATSVSQALAVNTSLTTLDFSWNSIGDAGATSLSQALAVNTSLTTLDLSWNSIGAEGATSLSQALAENTSVTTLDLSANPIADVCATSLSRALAVNTSLTTLDLSGNFFGAPHLSFDSRIEFLL